The sequence CACTTGCCGCCAAGGCTGATCGCCACCGACAGCAAGGCAAGTGCGGCGAAGGCATAGAAGACCCGCTTCATCAGCGTGGAATCGACCACGGTGAGTTCAGGGCCGTCGGCGATCGCTGCCTGCTTCATCTCGGTCCTCATCACCAACCGCCCGTCTTGTGTCCCTAGGCGGCACACATCGCGCGGCACGGCCCTTGCAGCCTTCCTGAAACGACTGTGCGATTTCATGGTAAATGGATGGTTAAGATGGCTGAGATGGAACTCTTCCTGTTTGCTTTTCTCGTCGGCCTGACGGTTTGCGGGCTGACGGGCTCGACGATGGAGTTGGTGTCGGGCCGCAAGGTCGCCTTCGCCGAGCCCTATGTGTCGCCCGCGCATGTGCTGCGCTCGCTGGCGGCCACCGCTGGCGCCGGACCGTTCATGCTGGTCAACGATGCCCTTGATGCCCGCCGCGAAAACCGCATTTCGACGATGGCGCTCTTGTCGTGCGGCTGCACGGCGATTGCCTGGTCCCTGGCGCTCGGCATCGTCGTGCTTGCCATTGCCTCATGGACGATCGGTCTCTTAGGGTCCGGCATCTGAGACGATTCGGAGGCCGACAATGCCGCTTTATGCGATCGACGGAACAGAGCCCAGCTTCGCGGATGCGGATACAAACTGGATCGCGCCCGATGCGACGCTGATCGGCGATATCAGGG is a genomic window of Mesorhizobium huakuii containing:
- a CDS encoding DUF6949 family protein, with the protein product MAEMELFLFAFLVGLTVCGLTGSTMELVSGRKVAFAEPYVSPAHVLRSLAATAGAGPFMLVNDALDARRENRISTMALLSCGCTAIAWSLALGIVVLAIASWTIGLLGSGI